The Xenopus laevis strain J_2021 chromosome 7S, Xenopus_laevis_v10.1, whole genome shotgun sequence genome includes a window with the following:
- the LOC108697830 gene encoding pro-adrenomedullin, whose translation MVAHGSLVLPLLVISLNLCNALWMDNRDRRMPPPVVSFLDKIRDFGRKTSGGTERQVADGHTPTELNKEYRPRDNSINSMNTHISSRLHPREKRYISPISIRGCHLGTCQIQNLASMLHRLGNNGYKDDSKRHTNDPLGYGRRRRSLLQNKKRTDLSGILLAT comes from the exons ATGGTTGCACATGGAAGTCTCGTGTTGCCTTTGCTTGTGATCAGTCTCAACCTCTGCAATGCCCTCTGGATGGACAACAGAGACAG ACGGATGCCTCCACCGGTTGTATCATTCCTGGACAAAATACGAGATTTTGGAAGAAAGACGTCAGGTGGGACAGAGAGACAAGTTGCAGATGGTCACACGCCCACAGAGCTCAATAAAGAATATCGGCCAAGGGACAATTCCATAAATAGCATGAATACTCACATAAG CTCCCGTCTTCATCCTAGAGAAAAGCGTTATATTTCACCAATATCCATACGGGGCTGCCACCTGGGCACTTGTCAGATTCAGAACTTGGCCAGCATGCTTCACCGCCTTGGAAACAATGGCTACAAAGATGACTCCAAAAGACATACCAATGATCCTTTAGGATATGGCAGGAGACGCCGTTCACTGCTACAGAATAAAAAGAGAACTGATTTATCAGGGATATTACTGGCCACATAA